The nucleotide sequence catTAGCTTcaagggaagaggaatcgagagtatatAAGGAAATATATGgacgacatcacatatgcagtcgaagaacaaaaaacaaaattcttagatttcCCAAAGAAAAGGTGTTCATCATTGTGCGAAAGATTGATATGCAAAAAACCCATGAAACTGAAAGCCACGTGTGAAATAGTtgtattacctaaggagatcgtatatcccttaaATCATAcaaatctgtgggagaggatgaaggaggccaactgtcattggttcatcgatgcctcatttgattcttcggcacatcgtcctttcttgtggtctattgcccaatcggtcagttgaccaccgtaactccgatttccgtgacataatttctactcttcttggccggatgcccgaaaccatggcccgaaaccttctaccgatacatcgactgatcctctagctagacgtctaatcttctgacatgttccactccgacccaacatgattcttcctactttaattatgtctccctgatcgaagctacttgtgtcactcaaaatgcatatcagatcataaacacatccgttgatttcatcatcaaaatctaacattcaatagtatatatgtatatataaacatatatatgtgtatatatgtatatatatatatatatgtatatatatatatatatgtatatatatatatatatatatgtatatatatatgtatgtatatatgtatatatgtatatatgtatatatgtatatttatatatgtatatgtttatatgtatatatatgtatacatatatatacatatgtatgtatatatatttatatatatatatatataaatatatatatgtatatatatatatatatgtatgtatatatatgtatgtatatatatatatatatatatgtgtgtgtatatatgtatgtatatatatatatatatatgtgtgtgtgtgtatatatatatatatatatatatatatatgtatatatatatatatgtatatatatatatatgtatatatatatatgtatgtatatatacatatatgtatacatatatatacatttatttgtatatatatatatacatatacatgtatatatatatttgtatatatatgtatatatatacatatatatacatatatatatatacatatatttatatatacatatatacatatatatatacaaatacacatatatatacatatatatatatatacatatgtatatgtatatatatatttatatatatgtatatacatatgtatacatatatgtgtatatatatatgtatatatatatttgtatatttatatatgtatgtggatatatatatgtatatacttatatatCTTAGATTTATGTAAATCTttatgagagagaaaaaaaaaagagtagagTGCTTTTAGAGTGGCGGTCATTCTTGTGGAAGAAGCCGGCCCTTATCATTCTCTCCGACTgtattatatgaatcattttgtattatcattaaattttaatatcCACTTTTTGAAAGTTCTGTTCGATCTATAGAGTAGTTGACTTACCGATCCAATTAATGATGGTTCTAACAACTACAACTATAAATATTGTTTTGGAATTAACAGATTCAATTTTGATCATCAAGGCTGCGCTGTCGCTTTAACCTTTCGATCTACGTATTATTTAATAAGACGCTAAGATATTAGTAGCATATACGTTTAAGACTTATCATAAATACTACAGGCATCACAGAAGGTAAGCTGCTCCGCGTCCTTGTTCTCCGTTTGGGTGGGCTCGAAATTTACTTCCAAACCATTTAACCCTGCATAGCTTCTTTATTATTACTTCCATTCAAATATTATGTGCCTTGCGTGCTGAACGCTTATAATAAGATTGCAATTCTTGAACTAAAAACTGCATTCTATGCATTAATCAAacccataaaatttaatattatcgtCATCAGCTCCTCAGAAAgataagaagaaataaaaaatgatcaTTATGACAATCACCTATAAAATATGTATTATTATTACAATCAAACCCACAAAGCTTATAGTCAGCCAAACAGTATTAATCAAacccataaaatttaatattatcatcAGCAGCTCGTCTATAAGATAAgaagagataaaaaaaataatcattatGACAATCAAACCTATAAAATATGAATTATTATTACAATCAAACCCACAAAGCTTACAGTCAGCCAAACAGTTCTGATGGGCTTTGTTTGTGATATATATTATTACTAGATTTATCAAGCACAGAACAAACAATAGGAGTTGAGTTTACAAAACCAACAAGCTTGCAGCAAAATGAATAATGGAAAACATGATCTATGAAGATCTGAGCTATATAAGTTAAAAATGACAGCTCTAATAAACCAAAAGTAATCAAGATCTATGATGTTAGTTCGGTTAAAAATATAGCTACACGAACCAAAACTAAAATAGGAGAAGCTATAAAACCTTGTAGAATAGCATTATCAAATCTCAATGGGCATACAAGCCACACAAAAATATTAAGAACATTATCATAGCAGCACAATTCAGCTGTTAAAAGCAACATGCAACTAGTAGTTCTAGGGCCACTATGTCCTTTTAGAACAGATTCAATCAGGTTATGATTTCCTCTGTTTCTCTCACTACACGGACacgtttatgaaaataaaaatcaaacaagCAAGAGAAATAGCATCTGAAATTCATTTATGATGATTAAATCAAATAGGCATCATTAATGCACCAACGACATAGTGTCATAACTTTCAACAAAACTGAGAGCTCCGcaaacaaattaataccattttatggccTTTCAAGTTACCGATCTTGTGTACCTCATGCATTCTGGTAATGATGCAACTTATACAACAAAACCTTTCCACCAGCATTTCCTACTGTCATAAACCCTCCACCTGGGCTAAAATCAAGACACCGTGGGTACTGCACGCTAAATCTGGGAGGGGGATAGTTTGAGAAGACATTAAATGATGGGATATGCACCAGCTTTAGACCATTCTTCTTCATTCTTGAGCTGATAGCCAAAATCTGAGCATCAGGGTTGAACTGTATATGATCAACCATTGTGGTTAAATTTTCAATTGTCTTTAATGGCTTTCGCTTACCACCAAGAAACTCCTCCCTTTTATAGACATTAACAATGCCACTACTAGACCCTGCTGCAAACAAGGAACTGTCAGGTGAAGCACAAAGAGCATATCCAGTTATGCTACCTTCATCAACAGCCTTATGAATGCATTTCCTTGTCCTAAGGTCCCAGTGATAAACATGCCCATCACCACCAGTACTCAGTAGCTGATGCCCACCATCAGCAAAGGCCAAAGATCGGGCACTTCCATTCATCTTAAGAGTCCCAATCAGCTCCTTTGTTCGTGATGAAACTAGAAGGATGTAGCCTTCATTGCCAATGAATGCGATGGTGCTTGAATCCGGAGAAACCTCAAAAACCTCCAGGCTTTTCTCCTCTCTACCTGTCAAGGGACCTATCTTACTAACAGATGCTTTGACTAAATCAAAACTATAAAAGAACTTCCTCCGGCCAGCAATTATAACCTCTGTACCATCAGGCAAAAAGGATGCCTTATGTACGGGGCAGTCTTCCATGAATATGCTCTGAATCTTGGGATTACGCTTTCCATCAACTTGGAAAAATCTCAATCGCCTATCGAATCCAGCAGTCAGCAGCAACTGACCATTTCTGTGAAACTGGACTGAGTTAATTGGACCATTAGAAGGTTCTTCAGCATTAGCATCCACCAGCCTTGAGTACTCCAACAATCCAGGCAAAAGTTTGGTACCGCCCTTTATGACAAGCTCATCATTGCCCCGAAGAATATCATCACCCTCAGCACCATCAAAGCCACGAGCAATGGTGAGATCACTTTCATCATCAGACTCATCCTCAGAAATGCCACGGCGAGCATACTTCCAATCAACATTTGCCCATTCTGTTCCTGGGTTTAACTTAGCATGCTGAGCACGCAATCGAGCAACATAGTCTGCACCTGAGATCACATGCTCGTCAGCCTCCTTCCTCAGCTTCCTCAACCTATTAACACGGACTATGTCAACCTCTGTCCTTTCTTCCTCCTCGTCAACCCAGACGGGCTTCCGCTCTTCACTGAGGTCTTCTTTGCCCATAGCGCACAAGTCGTTTTCAAACACAACCATCTCATTGCTCGTAGACCTATCCATGAAGAACAAAGGGGCATCCTTGGCCACCTGCTCCTGGCCATCGTCATCTCCGTAAGTGTCCTTGTCGAATTCAATGGGAGTGTAAAGCTTGCCAAACAAGAAGCCCTCAAGCCTCTTCATCTCCTCCTGTTCAGTTTTGCGTGCTTTTTGCTTTGACGAATCATCAGAattgctcctcctcctcttcttcgatTTTTTCAACTTGAGTTCATCAACTGGCCCTACTTCTTCATCAGCATGTGCAATCGGAGACACATCAGCTATTTCTCTATCAAGTTTCTTGTCCCTTTGTTGTTTAAGAACAGCGTTTTGGGAAATTAAGCTCATTTTAACTGCAAAAACTGCAATATTAATAGAAAATTAAAGCAAACAAAGGCCGTGACCATAACTTAAAAACGGAAACCCAGTGCAAGAAGCTTCAGCACaattaaaagtgaaaaaaaaaaggtcGTTTTCTAATAAACAGATGGCATCGCATTGCAATACGTCAAAAATTTCCGGTTTGCTGTTATGTTTTTCTATCTTTTCTTATATTACCTGTCTTCTAGTGACCTCTAATGTTCTAACAGAGGGGGTGCCGCTGGTGACTGTGGCCTGAAGGCGGTGGTGCAACCGATGGCGAGGGTGGCGAAGGCCCAAACTTTCCAAGTGTCACGCACCGTCGAGAAGCCGACGTAGAATCACAGCAAGGAAGAAGCAGAAAAAGAGGCGAGGCTCGGCGGCAAAAGCGTAGGAGGACGCGGGGCTACACGGTAGCGCAACGGGTGGGGACAAATAGAGAACAGCAGGGTGAGAAAGAAGAGTGCATGCGCCGAGGGTGTAGTAGCGTGGCGACAGGCGGGGAGGCCGGGCGGTGCGGCGGTCTATGGTACTTAAGGTTTCGGGAGTTTAGGGCAGACAAAACGGTAAGTAAACCGGTCTTCGTTCGAGGGTTTTATGTCATTATGCACTTACCAAAATTACTCAATTACCCCTATCAACTCCATGAGCCTTCCCCGCATGCCAACTTAAGATACGACTTGAGTCCGGACACACGACACACGCCGGTCATAATTTACTTGGTGGAGTGAGACGAAAAGATTGAAGTTCTCTACAAGCTGTAGCATTTCAAATTCCAATATACAGGTGGCAAGAATCATAATTTACTTATCAATAAGATACTTAATTTACGCTTCTTTTTATATCGAAAAcacataattaattaaaaataattagtacACTTAaactaataatttatttattaatgaGAAGATTAATTTACAATACAAGCATTGAATGATGTCCATTAACTAGCTCAATATTTTTATTTGcccaattaaaagtaggaaaaagAGAATGACATATGTTTAAGCAATAAGTATATAGAACTTTAAGCATAAATTAAATTGGAATCCAGATATTCATTAAAATGATTTATGCAACAACATAATTCTCATTATATCTGGCTTCTAAAATTTCTCCATTTTTTTTCTTGGTTATAGTCCAAACAAAGTTGTCATGAATTTTGATAAAAGTCCTACAGATGtctcatttttcatattttcccaagtaattttttatttatcatattttataaaattatttttcaaaaggaCAACGAGAGTAGGCATGTCTAGTATGTCTAAGATTGATTATCACTATGATATGGACTAATCCAATTTTATATATCTAAGATTtatagtaataatatttttagatagatttattatattttttatatttctatcaaaatattattattatggagaaaaataatataattaacacATCAACGCATGCATCATATATGTTAACTCCATCTAAATAACTTGGTTCCAAGTAACCAAATTGTTGGGGTCGCTCAATTGACTAAATGAGGCCACGTGATCGACAAGCCGACTCCAGATACCTCAACTTTATATGGTCGATGTCTTAGCTTAACATGGCCAATATGTCGAAACTATTTGATTAACACCTCGACTCAATGTGGACAATATGAAACAATGATTTGGTCGACACCTCATCTCCACATAGCCAATACAATGAAACCATTTAATCGATACTTCAGTTTCATATGGCTGACATTAtttaatctcgaattttgatgatgaaaccacttgatatatgtttatgatttaatctgcatttttgagtgacgtaggatgtttcgatcaggatgagacaattaaagcagaaaaaattatgttgtgccggaggaacatgttagaagattggatgtcgagccaatagatcgatcgacgtatcgacagaaggctttgggccgtggactcgggcattgggccaagaagtgcgggcattgtgccaaggatatcggagttgcggagtcaacaaaccgattaggcaatagaccgcaggagaggacgatgcgccgatgaatcggacgaagcgtcgagggactaatgacatgccggacaacttggttaattgcttaggattaattgtcttgatcgaagttttattttacatgtgcaggattaactacgatggaagtaagacatgcagtaggagttacgtcggagtcaagactatgatcacattgggagttcgacggaagtccggacggtcgtcggaggttctacgggaacaaatccgagaagtccaggagtttgccaaagaagcttgtcggaactcaccaagtggatcatggcaagtctaggagtttgcaggaagtccgccggagcatcgccaaaggttcatcagatgttcgccggaagttagccggaagctcgtcggaagaagcgattgatgcaccggagcaagttgcagtaaatatcttaagaaatatcgtagttaacatgtagattaagttaggaatgggaggtgatcccattaacttaatctgggggcaattgggcccttgatagacccaaattgggccgaatggatcaacccattcggaccagaattcctaccaagcgatggcaccacttgggctcagtctacaagcgagattgggcggtgcaaccgcccctgacaagcggtggaaccgcctgagctcggtctccgagctctgccaagcggtgcaaccgcccttgtcaagcggtggcaccgcctagaggcttagtctccgagctctgccaagcggtgcaactgcccctgacaggaggtggcactactcagaggctcagtctccgagctttgccaaacggtgcaaccgccccagtcaggcgatgcaaccgttaGACCTcgtaattcaaactggtttggggcctataaataccctaccctttcagcaatgaaagggcaacccaaatgcaccgaaagcttgatcttactctgtgattttagagctcaaaagtgttgtaaagtctagaagttctccctctcttcttccaagttttgatctttcaagagaggagagaaaagtttgtaagggttgtctcctaagcccgtcaaatggagtgaaactgtaaaagggtggttggccttcgtctattgaaggaaggcctctagtggacgtcggtgacctcgttggtggaggaagccaaaagtggatgtaggtcaagattgactgaaccactctaaatctcagtttgcatttactttgagcatcttatctttattgcaaacctccttagtagcttactgccttctgctcatttatgaacgtgtttcatagttaagtattttctgaatcgacgttaagacggaaatcagttttatcatacgaacatcatatttcaggttgcggttacattctgatttctatcttaactgcaaactgccttccttactttacttcaaatacattttcgtaagctttcaaagttattatctgcacgaaatgacttttacgtcggaatcggattttaacgtacgaacgcagttttaatcgtccaaagttttccgctgcactaattcaccccccctccccccccctctcttagtgctcttgatcctaacaattagtatcagagcctggtatttctcatttcggatttacacccgagagaaatggctctttatggctttcaagagggcttatcggttgttcgtgcaccgttgtttaatggattggactacacttattggaaaactcgaatgagagttttcttgatttctatgaatttagatttatggaatattattgaaaacagttttcaacttccctctaaactgatgaacaaatggtcggatttggagaagaagtatttttctttaaacgcaaaggctatgaatgccttattttgcgctttggacaaaaatgagttcaatcggatttctatatgcgaaaaggcttttgatatttggcgaacacttgaaatcacgcacgagagaactagtagagtcaaagactcgaaagttaacattttattgcatgattttgagctttttcaaatgcaaccaagtgagactataggtgacatgtacacccgttttacggatgtcgtcaataatataagagttcttagtaaatcttttttgaattttgatcttgtaagcaagatcttaagatctcttccaaaaatgtgggatcctaaaataaccgcaatacaagaaacaaaagatttaaatatttttccacttgaagaactaattgattcattaatgacctatgaaatgacacttttggaatattttgaacccaataagcacttgaaccaccttccaaagaataagaaggatttggaactccggacaattgaataccacttgagtgatgactcaagtgatgaggacaataatgaacttgaacttcgaatactaaatcttaataaatttactaaataaaaatctaaaataaacaatgaacttgaacggaggaagaggctaaagaagaggaaggcaaccaaggatgaatcaaaaacttccgaaGGTGAAacaacgaattgggctttgacgagcttcgactacaagataagtaactcagctctcttgaattattttgaaattacttgaagtctttcagaagtgcttaatttagatagtaggaataggaaataaaaaattattttttaaaaattatatcatgtttttctctttagcatctttgaaaaattaaaaatttgatcatgaatagtatattgctaaggtttcatgcatgctatgttttgaaatgttgaatgatgtatgcaacattagagatgataattatatgatatgtgataatgcttaggattaatccatgcatgtgtatcttgatgattttacactattacatgccttaataacatgttggaaattatgtgttttggatacaaaaattttcataatcatgagcatgttttatctttatgattgaatttgaaaatctatagcaaaaccatgtccgaatgcatgaaagtgttaaatttcatttttggattttcttgattctaacaattcacttttgagaatctattgatcttgatggttttatgacgaaattcatttttcgatcctaaacattgatgcatgtttttatttggcataaaagaaaagaacatacatatatgaaataaatcattggaattaaaacaactaaaaagtggaaaggtttcttcttgaaaaatttattttttcgactttattgatttttcaaaaagggaaattaatgaatctatttgtattatcttTGTgagtctcttgaaaatgatcttgatttgatgatttaaatgagctttatcttgatttttcgaaatttataaattgagatttcttatgcttaaatcaagattttatatgcatgaattaatatcttgttctcttacaagattgaatgaattctatctttttcatgatctcctaagaattctttatgttatttatttaagaggagatttgttaaaatgaatcacggtgtctcttgatttttcaaaaatataacttgtgtattcattttataaatcgagattgtttatatgttctttcATGACATATTGTTATGTGAAATtttttgaatgtatgaaatacatctcatcacctaataatttttcttgatattccttatgtgatgatatgaatacatgaaatattcattaatttgttttgatgtatacaaataaaaagtttcgatcatgcatggtaggatgtaatttgacaaatttggtaccatcatgatgtaaaataaatgatgattaggaatcatgcattaatgatgattttatattttatgatttggtatgatgcatgcaatgatgaaatattcatgaatttgaaatgatgcatgcaatacttatgacaatgatgtacatgatgtattgcatatgatatgtatcatgaatgctttaaatgatgaatgtttggtatcatgatcaacatgttgataaatgcttaaaaattttaatgtttgagtatcatgtatgatatgcccattaatgatgattgatttattttttggtatcgtgcatgaaaaataaggtttttgaaattgtgtatgttttaatttgaatatataatgatgcacaaataagattgatacttatctttgtcataatctgaaaattgatatgagggtcttcccttctttttgacaatgacaaaggggaagcaagaatttctagcgtagacatcatgaaaagaggcaaactagctagcttgcacaattcaagatgaaagcaaaacttgcattctcaaaagagaagaaattgc is from Musa acuminata AAA Group cultivar baxijiao chromosome BXJ1-6, Cavendish_Baxijiao_AAA, whole genome shotgun sequence and encodes:
- the LOC135676628 gene encoding U3 small nucleolar RNA-associated protein 18 homolog, which codes for MSLISQNAVLKQQRDKKLDREIADVSPIAHADEEVGPVDELKLKKSKKRRRSNSDDSSKQKARKTEQEEMKRLEGFLFGKLYTPIEFDKDTYGDDDGQEQVAKDAPLFFMDRSTSNEMVVFENDLCAMGKEDLSEERKPVWVDEEEERTEVDIVRVNRLRKLRKEADEHVISGADYVARLRAQHAKLNPGTEWANVDWKYARRGISEDESDDESDLTIARGFDGAEGDDILRGNDELVIKGGTKLLPGLLEYSRLVDANAEEPSNGPINSVQFHRNGQLLLTAGFDRRLRFFQVDGKRNPKIQSIFMEDCPVHKASFLPDGTEVIIAGRRKFFYSFDLVKASVSKIGPLTGREEKSLEVFEVSPDSSTIAFIGNEGYILLVSSRTKELIGTLKMNGSARSLAFADGGHQLLSTGGDGHVYHWDLRTRKCIHKAVDEGSITGYALCASPDSSLFAAGSSSGIVNVYKREEFLGGKRKPLKTIENLTTMVDHIQFNPDAQILAISSRMKKNGLKLVHIPSFNVFSNYPPPRFSVQYPRCLDFSPGGGFMTVGNAGGKVLLYKLHHYQNA